Below is a window of Halobaculum lipolyticum DNA.
CCAGTGGTTCGACGAACACGAGATCGGCACCGCCGAGGGGCTGTACGCCGGGACGGGCAACGTCGGCGCCGGCGTCGGCGCGCTGTTGCTCCCGCGGATCTACGGGACGAACTTCTCGGAGGCGTTCCTCCACCTCGGGCTGATCGCGGTCGTGATCGCCGCGGTGTACAAGTGGCGCGGGCAGCCGGCTCGCGACCGCGCGACCGCCGAGACGGCGAAGGCGAACACCTCGCTCGGGGACACCCTGTACGTGTGGACCCGGTACGCCGCCATCGGGCTGATGCTGGCGTACGCGATGTCGTTCGGGCTGGAGATCGCGATGAACTCGTGGCTCCCCAGCTACTACGCCGAGGGGTTCGCCGACCCCATCTCGGATCTCGGCTTCGAGGGCGTCGCGGCCGTCCAGACCGCCGCGGGGACGTTCGCGGCGGTGCAGTCGTTCAACGCCTCGCTGTTCCGGCCGTTCTCGGGGTACATGTCCGACCTGTGGCAGCGGAAGGGGTGGACGCCGTACCCGCTGTTGTCGACGACACAGGAGTACTCCCCGCGGGTCCACTGGCTGATGACGGCGCTGATCTGCATCACGGTCACGATGGTCGCGCTGACGGCGGCCGGGCTGGCGGGGCTGCTCCCCGTCTCCGTCGTGGTGCTCGCGGTGTTCGGCGTCACGGTCAGCTTCGGCACCGGCGGCGTGTTCGCCATCGTCCCCGTGCTGTTCGAGGACCGCCCCGGAACCGCCTCGGGGTTCGTCGGCGGCGTCTCCACCAGCGGCGGCATCGTCTACCCGCTCGTGTACGGCTACGTGCCGAACATCCACGCGGGGTACGCCGTGGTCGCGGTCGTGTTCTTCGTCCCGATCATGCTGTTCTTCGTCTGGGCGATGCGCCACGAGGACGACCCGCGCGAGTACGGCATCGGTTCGGCCCGTCGCTGGCTCGGCGACGGCGCGGGCGACGCCGCGGTCACGGGGGGTGACGACTGATGGCCGACGCCGACGCCGTGTACGACGACTGGTACCGGTGGGGGCGGGTGGTGCTGTACGCGGAGATGGGGATCGCGATCCTCGTCACCGTGTTCTCGCTGTACCTGGCGTTCACCGGTCAGGCGGGGTTCCTCACGTGATCGGCGCGCTCGTCGTCGTCGCCGGCGGTCGCTCGCGCCGCCTCGACGGCTGCGACAAGGCGGTCGCCGAGGTGGCGGGGCGACCGATGATCGCCCACACCGTCGACCGCCTCGCGTCGGCGGTCGAGCGAACCGTCGTCAACTGCCGCGAGGACCAGCGCGCCGCCATCGCCGACGCGCTGCCGGCGC
It encodes the following:
- a CDS encoding MFS transporter, encoding MTNKIEQLILATVAFFWAFLMWFSTAAFSPSIGQFYGLTTGQLALLASSAIWLAPPGRVAAGWAADRFGAHNVFAFVLAVTGAVSVLSASASELAFLSAFEVLFVERMVVASAGATFVVGIQHVAQWFDEHEIGTAEGLYAGTGNVGAGVGALLLPRIYGTNFSEAFLHLGLIAVVIAAVYKWRGQPARDRATAETAKANTSLGDTLYVWTRYAAIGLMLAYAMSFGLEIAMNSWLPSYYAEGFADPISDLGFEGVAAVQTAAGTFAAVQSFNASLFRPFSGYMSDLWQRKGWTPYPLLSTTQEYSPRVHWLMTALICITVTMVALTAAGLAGLLPVSVVVLAVFGVTVSFGTGGVFAIVPVLFEDRPGTASGFVGGVSTSGGIVYPLVYGYVPNIHAGYAVVAVVFFVPIMLFFVWAMRHEDDPREYGIGSARRWLGDGAGDAAVTGGDD